The Paenibacillus sophorae genome has a segment encoding these proteins:
- a CDS encoding beta-glucoside-specific PTS transporter subunit IIABC, with product MSYQSLAKEILQLVGGEQNIIGVVHCATRLRFTLRDNSLADKEKLKGTDGVLSVVESAGQFQVVIGSHVSEVYKEFTKIANVGAATTSSDEPKKSIGAQIFEVISRSISPLLGVFAGAGMLKALLAILIMTGILSAESGTYFILSAAGNAVFYFLPIFLGITISTKFGANPYVGGAIGAALLEPNFTSLLKNAGDVSHFLGIPVVLMNYSSSVFPAFIAISIYAALDRFLKKIIYKDIQMFMVPMLSLIIMVPLTVIAFGPFGVYVGNGIGQGINFLFSKSGILGGAVLGGGWTFLTLLGIHTGFTPFIIANLANGGDPILAMVATAVFAQIGLAFGILLKTKDRSLKALTGSTLLPGILSGITEPILYGLMLRYKRTIPYVAIAGVAGGAISGAVGAKAIAYAFPSFLVIPTYAPIALQAIALLVAFGCTTILTIVFGFEDKKKKEVEESKVEAGQPLVKQEVIGSPLTGVIKPLADVDDEAFASEAMGKGIAIEPNVGQAVSPVNGIITTVYRTGHAIGITSDQGAEILIHIGINTVQLKGKYYSIAVKEGDRVNQGDLLVKFDIDKIKEAGYKVTTPIIITNTDRYIDIIDMNKETVQQKESLLTLVI from the coding sequence TTGAGTTACCAAAGCCTTGCGAAAGAAATACTCCAATTGGTTGGTGGCGAACAAAACATAATCGGTGTTGTGCACTGTGCGACACGTCTGCGTTTTACATTAAGAGATAATAGTCTGGCTGATAAGGAAAAACTCAAAGGCACAGATGGAGTTCTCAGTGTTGTTGAGAGCGCTGGACAATTTCAGGTAGTGATCGGAAGCCATGTTTCAGAAGTCTATAAAGAATTTACAAAGATTGCGAATGTGGGTGCCGCAACAACTTCATCAGATGAACCAAAGAAAAGTATTGGAGCGCAAATTTTTGAAGTTATTTCACGCAGCATTTCTCCGTTGCTCGGAGTCTTTGCTGGTGCAGGCATGCTTAAAGCATTGTTAGCTATTTTAATAATGACAGGGATATTGTCAGCAGAAAGTGGAACTTACTTTATTTTATCCGCAGCTGGAAACGCCGTGTTCTACTTCCTCCCCATTTTCCTAGGTATTACTATTTCCACAAAGTTTGGAGCAAATCCTTACGTGGGCGGAGCCATCGGAGCTGCATTACTGGAGCCGAACTTTACGAGCCTGCTTAAAAATGCGGGTGACGTCTCTCATTTTCTGGGTATTCCGGTAGTTTTGATGAATTATTCTTCCTCTGTGTTCCCTGCTTTTATCGCAATCAGCATTTATGCTGCTTTAGATCGGTTCCTTAAGAAAATTATTTATAAAGATATACAGATGTTTATGGTTCCTATGTTGTCTTTAATTATCATGGTACCCTTAACGGTTATTGCTTTTGGTCCTTTCGGAGTGTATGTGGGGAATGGTATTGGACAGGGTATCAACTTTTTATTTTCAAAAAGTGGAATCCTGGGAGGCGCTGTATTAGGTGGCGGTTGGACTTTCCTTACCTTGCTAGGCATACACACGGGATTCACACCATTTATTATTGCAAATTTAGCAAATGGTGGAGATCCAATTCTTGCAATGGTTGCTACCGCTGTGTTTGCACAAATAGGATTGGCATTTGGCATTTTATTAAAAACAAAGGACAGAAGCTTGAAAGCACTTACCGGATCTACGTTATTGCCTGGAATACTGTCAGGTATAACCGAACCAATTCTGTATGGGTTAATGCTTCGCTACAAACGTACAATTCCTTATGTAGCCATTGCTGGAGTTGCCGGAGGAGCGATTAGTGGCGCCGTTGGGGCAAAAGCAATAGCCTATGCATTTCCGTCCTTTTTGGTTATTCCAACCTATGCACCAATAGCATTACAAGCTATTGCTTTACTGGTTGCTTTTGGCTGCACAACCATTCTTACAATCGTTTTTGGATTTGAAGATAAAAAGAAAAAAGAAGTTGAAGAAAGCAAGGTAGAAGCTGGACAGCCACTTGTAAAACAAGAAGTCATTGGCAGTCCATTAACTGGAGTCATTAAGCCGTTAGCGGATGTGGATGATGAAGCTTTTGCCTCAGAGGCGATGGGAAAAGGAATTGCGATTGAGCCAAATGTTGGCCAAGCGGTATCACCGGTTAATGGTATCATAACAACCGTTTATCGCACGGGACATGCAATTGGAATTACGTCAGATCAAGGTGCAGAAATATTAATCCATATTGGAATCAATACGGTTCAGTTAAAAGGAAAATATTATTCTATTGCTGTTAAAGAGGGGGATCGGGTGAATCAAGGTGACTTATTAGTAAAGTTTGATATTGATAAAATTAAAGAAGCCGGGTACAAGGTTACTACTCCAATTATTATTACGAATACAGATCGTTATATCGATATTATCGATATGAATAAAGAAACGGTACAGCAAAAAGAAAGCTTATTGACCTTAGTTATTTAG